From a single Bacteroidales bacterium genomic region:
- a CDS encoding tetratricopeptide repeat protein, with product MKKSVIIIVLIFSFTGIFAQNSTDIIKAFKTSYSLEKEGEYKKAADELKKVYSDDSYEINLRIAWLLYNSGLFDESAAHYQKALNLKPYSEEAKFGLIYPKAAQGKWTEVINIYNKILEISPNNTIANYRLGLILYGQKNYTKAASYFEKVLDLYPFDYDALLMMAWTDYSLGKMKEAKILFTKVLMNSPGNESATEGIGLIK from the coding sequence ATGAAAAAATCAGTAATTATTATAGTTCTAATATTCAGTTTTACAGGCATTTTTGCTCAAAATTCAACTGATATTATAAAAGCATTTAAAACAAGCTATTCTCTTGAAAAAGAAGGTGAATATAAAAAAGCAGCCGATGAACTGAAGAAAGTATACTCTGATGATTCATATGAGATTAATTTAAGAATCGCTTGGTTATTATATAATTCCGGATTATTTGATGAATCGGCAGCTCACTATCAGAAAGCATTAAATTTGAAACCCTATTCTGAAGAAGCAAAATTCGGATTGATATATCCGAAAGCTGCACAAGGAAAATGGACTGAAGTTATTAATATATACAATAAAATTCTTGAAATCAGCCCTAATAATACTATTGCAAATTACAGGTTGGGTCTTATCCTGTACGGTCAGAAAAACTATACAAAAGCTGCAAGTTATTTTGAAAAAGTATTGGATCTTTATCCTTTTGACTATGATGCTTTATTAATGATGGCTTGGACAGATTATTCATTAGGAAAGATGAAGGAAGCAAAAATACTTTTTACAAAAGTTCTTATGAATTCTCCCGGTAATGAATCTGCAACTGAAGGAATCGGACTGATAAAATAA
- a CDS encoding tetratricopeptide repeat protein gives MAKKKKAGAQIDSSFQTIEGSLSRTEQFLEKYQKQLSIAAFIVLGIVGLIFAYKQFYIKPLEIEVQEQLFVAQQYFERDSFDLALNGDGDYPGFLQIIDDYGSTNAANLSNYYAGLSYYKIGEFDNAIDYLSDFSTNDKLLEPIALGCLGDSYVELGNFAKAAEFYEKASEESENNLTGPIFLMKLGRVNEELGNWQAALDAYEKIKKDYKDSEEERSIEKFITRAKMKL, from the coding sequence ATGGCAAAGAAGAAAAAAGCAGGAGCTCAAATTGACAGCAGTTTTCAAACAATTGAAGGATCTTTATCAAGAACCGAACAATTTTTGGAAAAATATCAAAAACAATTATCAATAGCAGCTTTTATAGTATTAGGAATTGTAGGTTTGATTTTTGCTTATAAGCAGTTTTATATTAAACCTTTGGAAATTGAAGTACAAGAACAATTGTTTGTTGCTCAACAATATTTTGAAAGAGACTCATTTGATCTTGCTTTGAACGGAGATGGTGATTACCCCGGGTTTTTACAAATTATTGATGATTACGGATCAACAAATGCCGCTAATTTATCTAATTATTATGCAGGTTTATCATATTATAAAATAGGAGAATTTGATAATGCAATTGATTATTTATCTGATTTCTCTACTAATGATAAATTACTTGAGCCAATTGCTTTGGGTTGTCTCGGAGATTCATATGTTGAATTGGGCAATTTTGCTAAAGCAGCAGAATTTTATGAAAAAGCTTCTGAAGAAAGTGAAAATAATTTAACAGGGCCAATTTTTTTAATGAAACTCGGAAGAGTAAATGAAGAATTAGGTAATTGGCAAGCTGCATTAGATGCTTATGAAAAGATTAAAAAAGACTACAAAGATTCAGAAGAAGAAAGAAGTATTGAGAAATTCATAACAAGAGCAAAAATGAAACTTTAA
- the recF gene encoding DNA replication and repair protein RecF (All proteins in this family for which functions are known are DNA-binding proteins that assist the filamentation of RecA onto DNA for the initiation of recombination or recombinational repair.): MFLKNLKILNFKNLEEAEPEFSQKLNCFTGNNGAGKTNILDAVYYLSFTKSYFNTTDSQNVQYNSDFFVIQGDFNKNDKNEKVYCAYSSVKKKIFKRNDKPYKKFSEHIGLFPVVIISPDDNILISGPAEERRKYIDSVISQYDKEYLYELIKYQKVLSQRNRLLKNYNTSGYFDKDTIDVYDDQLSASGINLHAKRKEFVSELISIFTRYYENISKKKETVNLIYNSHLNNNDIKDLLKESINKDKILGYTTKGIHRDDLIFEINDHSLRKSGSQGQQKTFLIALKFAQYEFIKKISKINPLLLLDDIFDKFDSERVEEIIKLTSNNNFGQIFITDTNPNRVKKLIDKEKGDYKLFNVDRGIIEEK, translated from the coding sequence ATGTTTTTGAAAAACCTGAAAATACTGAATTTTAAAAATCTGGAAGAAGCTGAACCGGAATTTTCCCAAAAGCTTAACTGTTTTACCGGAAATAACGGAGCAGGAAAAACTAATATTTTGGATGCTGTTTATTATTTATCTTTTACAAAAAGCTATTTTAATACAACCGATTCGCAAAACGTGCAATATAATTCAGATTTTTTTGTAATTCAGGGTGATTTTAATAAAAATGATAAAAACGAAAAAGTTTATTGTGCATACAGTTCAGTAAAGAAGAAAATTTTTAAAAGAAATGATAAGCCATATAAAAAATTTTCCGAGCATATCGGTTTGTTTCCTGTTGTTATTATTTCTCCTGATGACAATATTTTGATTTCAGGGCCTGCAGAAGAAAGACGAAAATATATTGATTCTGTAATTTCGCAATATGATAAAGAATATCTTTATGAACTTATTAAGTATCAAAAAGTACTTTCTCAAAGAAACAGATTATTAAAGAATTATAATACATCAGGTTATTTCGATAAAGATACTATAGACGTTTATGATGATCAACTGTCTGCATCAGGAATAAATCTGCATGCTAAAAGAAAAGAATTTGTATCCGAACTTATATCAATATTTACAAGGTATTATGAAAATATCTCTAAAAAAAAGGAAACTGTAAATTTGATTTACAATTCACACCTTAATAATAATGATATAAAAGACCTCTTAAAAGAAAGTATCAATAAGGATAAAATTCTTGGTTATACAACAAAAGGAATTCACAGAGACGATCTGATTTTTGAAATAAATGATCATTCATTGAGAAAATCAGGTTCCCAGGGTCAACAAAAAACTTTTTTAATTGCATTAAAATTTGCTCAATACGAATTCATTAAAAAAATTAGTAAAATAAATCCTTTGCTGTTGTTAGATGATATATTTGATAAATTTGATTCAGAGCGTGTTGAAGAAATCATTAAACTTACAAGTAATAATAATTTTGGTCAGATATTTATTACTGATACTAATCCAAACAGAGTAAAAAAACTTATTGATAAAGAAAAAGGAGACTATAAATTGTTTAATGTTGATAGAGGAATAATTGAAGAAAAATAA
- a CDS encoding ATP-grasp domain-containing protein, translating to MRANHNKPIYTIAVTGLNNTDNPGPGVPVIRALREAKDFDVRIIGLVYENLEPGIYMENISDKIYQIPYPSTGSDTLIERIEYINSKENIQVLIPNFDAELFTFMKSEEKLKSMGIATFLPTIEQFEERHKSELPEYGKKYGFDIPESKAITSLSEVNDLQNVFDYPLLVKGKFYDAYLAYNPSQVIEHFNKISAKWGVPVIIQQFIRGTEVNVVALGDGKGNTIGAVPMRKQYITDKGKAWGGITLTDQNLLDITHDLIRKTKWRGGMELEIIKTNDNKYYIIEINPRIPAWVYLAIGAGQNIPEALVKLALGEDVIQFKNYKAGTMFIRYSYDIIGDIAQFEKLSITGEL from the coding sequence ATGAGGGCTAATCATAATAAACCTATTTATACAATAGCCGTTACAGGGTTAAACAATACAGACAATCCCGGTCCCGGAGTACCGGTAATCAGGGCTTTAAGAGAAGCAAAAGATTTTGATGTTCGCATCATCGGCTTGGTTTATGAGAATTTGGAACCGGGCATTTACATGGAAAATATCAGCGATAAAATATATCAAATTCCCTATCCTTCAACAGGTTCTGACACTTTAATAGAACGTATAGAGTATATTAATTCAAAAGAAAACATTCAAGTGCTTATCCCTAATTTTGATGCTGAGCTTTTTACATTTATGAAGTCAGAAGAAAAATTGAAATCTATGGGAATAGCTACTTTTTTGCCTACTATAGAACAATTTGAAGAACGACATAAATCTGAGCTGCCCGAATACGGTAAAAAATACGGCTTTGATATTCCTGAAAGTAAAGCAATAACAAGTTTATCAGAAGTTAATGATTTACAAAACGTTTTTGATTATCCGCTTCTCGTTAAAGGGAAGTTCTATGATGCTTATCTTGCATATAATCCTTCTCAAGTAATAGAACATTTTAATAAGATTTCTGCTAAATGGGGTGTTCCCGTTATTATTCAACAGTTTATACGAGGTACCGAAGTAAATGTCGTTGCTCTTGGAGACGGAAAAGGGAATACAATTGGTGCCGTTCCAATGCGTAAACAATATATCACCGATAAAGGGAAAGCTTGGGGAGGAATTACCTTAACGGATCAAAATTTATTGGATATCACCCATGATTTAATCAGAAAAACAAAATGGCGTGGTGGTATGGAATTAGAAATTATCAAAACAAATGATAATAAATATTACATTATCGAAATTAATCCCAGAATTCCTGCTTGGGTTTATTTGGCAATAGGAGCCGGACAAAACATACCGGAGGCTTTAGTTAAACTTGCATTAGGTGAAGATGTCATCCAGTTTAAAAATTATAAAGCAGGTACAATGTTCATCAGATATTCTTATGATATAATAGGAGACATTGCTCAATTTGAAAAACTATCTATAACAGGGGAGCTTTGA
- a CDS encoding urea transporter — MDNTFSIKKITYTILNSYSQIFFSENKLFAALLIPVSFLDIWAGSSGLLAVLTANITAYMLGYNKLSIQKGVYGFNALLVGLGTGLSFSPGLELFIVVFFASILTLFITIAIQGILSKYALPYLSIPFLLGIWAVILATKDFTALGLSERGIYTYNELYALGGINFVDFYDWFSNLNFPESLRIYFLSLGAIFFQNNILAGILISVGLLYYSRIAFSLSLLGFFAAFLFYKFLGADFSELGYTFIGFNYILTSIAVGSYFVLPSWRSYLWTILLLPVTVIITAGLAKVFSVWFLSVYSLPFNIIVIMFIYVLKLRSTNRQHLTDNFVKQSTPEKTIYLNKTAIEENKSKLFFPISLPFWGEWSVMQAHDGEYTHKEEWKHAWDFVIIDKNEKQFKNKGNLVEDYYCYGKSIIAAADGIISDIFDGIDDNKAGEINTVKNWGNSIVIKHTELLYTQISHIKKDSFKVKKGDFVRKGDVLAVVGNSGHSPYPHLHFQIQATPFVGSKTLDYPIYNYILNNENSQELITFSKPELNQIISPAESDEILRDAFNFTPGQKIQAEVEINNKMKVYTWEIYKTVYNETYFYCPLTKSTAYYYSEDAGFYFKNYYGNKKSALFSFYKSLYSVKKTYCKDIQHNSCIRSDLFYGKLFVIIQDFFAPFYLFLKTKYKLNYIEKDDDLSAEFIELNSTIQKSIFSKKTNTSFSDILIKQNGEIIVQIKEKESKIKLHLTP, encoded by the coding sequence GTGGACAACACATTCAGCATAAAAAAAATCACATATACAATATTGAACAGTTATTCTCAAATATTTTTTTCTGAAAATAAATTGTTTGCTGCTTTGTTGATACCCGTCAGTTTCCTTGATATATGGGCAGGTTCTTCCGGATTACTCGCCGTTTTAACTGCTAATATCACGGCATACATGCTGGGTTACAACAAATTATCAATACAAAAAGGCGTATATGGTTTCAATGCTTTGCTTGTAGGATTAGGAACAGGTTTAAGTTTTTCGCCCGGCTTAGAACTTTTTATCGTTGTATTTTTTGCTTCAATACTAACATTATTTATAACAATTGCTATTCAAGGAATACTTTCAAAATATGCACTTCCTTACCTCAGTATTCCGTTTTTATTGGGAATTTGGGCAGTTATACTGGCAACAAAAGATTTTACTGCTCTCGGTTTAAGTGAACGCGGTATCTATACTTATAATGAATTGTATGCTTTAGGTGGTATTAATTTTGTAGATTTTTACGATTGGTTTTCAAACTTAAACTTTCCGGAAAGTTTAAGGATTTATTTTTTATCTCTCGGAGCCATTTTCTTTCAGAATAATATACTTGCCGGAATTCTTATTTCTGTTGGTCTTTTGTATTATTCCAGAATTGCATTTTCATTATCTTTATTAGGCTTTTTTGCCGCTTTCTTATTTTATAAATTTTTAGGAGCAGATTTTTCAGAATTAGGCTATACGTTTATAGGCTTTAATTACATTCTGACATCTATTGCTGTAGGAAGTTATTTTGTATTGCCCTCGTGGAGGTCATACTTGTGGACTATTTTACTACTGCCTGTTACAGTTATAATTACAGCCGGATTAGCAAAAGTTTTTTCTGTGTGGTTTTTGTCCGTTTATTCTTTGCCCTTTAATATTATTGTGATTATGTTTATTTATGTATTGAAACTAAGGAGTACAAATCGACAACATCTCACCGATAATTTTGTAAAACAATCAACACCCGAAAAAACTATATATCTTAATAAAACAGCAATTGAAGAAAATAAAAGCAAACTGTTTTTTCCGATAAGCCTTCCTTTTTGGGGCGAATGGTCTGTAATGCAAGCTCATGACGGAGAATACACACATAAAGAAGAATGGAAACACGCATGGGATTTTGTAATTATTGATAAAAACGAAAAACAATTTAAAAATAAAGGTAATCTTGTTGAAGATTATTATTGCTACGGCAAATCAATAATTGCAGCAGCTGACGGAATTATTTCAGATATTTTTGACGGTATTGATGATAATAAAGCAGGAGAAATAAATACTGTGAAAAATTGGGGAAACTCAATAGTTATAAAACACACTGAACTGCTTTATACACAAATCAGTCATATTAAAAAAGATTCATTTAAAGTTAAAAAAGGAGATTTTGTAAGAAAAGGAGACGTACTGGCAGTTGTCGGAAATTCAGGACATTCGCCTTATCCACATTTACATTTTCAAATACAGGCAACACCTTTTGTAGGATCAAAAACTTTGGATTATCCTATTTATAACTACATTTTAAATAATGAAAATTCACAGGAACTGATTACATTCAGTAAACCGGAATTAAATCAAATTATATCACCGGCAGAATCTGACGAAATTTTAAGAGATGCTTTTAATTTTACACCCGGACAAAAAATTCAAGCGGAAGTTGAAATCAATAATAAAATGAAAGTTTATACATGGGAAATTTATAAAACAGTTTATAACGAAACATATTTTTATTGCCCTTTAACAAAATCAACAGCCTATTATTATTCTGAAGATGCCGGGTTTTATTTTAAAAATTATTACGGTAATAAAAAGTCGGCTTTATTTTCTTTTTATAAATCTTTATATTCCGTAAAAAAGACATATTGTAAAGATATTCAACATAATTCATGTATCAGATCGGATTTATTTTACGGAAAATTGTTTGTTATAATTCAAGATTTTTTTGCTCCTTTTTATTTGTTTCTGAAAACTAAATATAAATTGAACTATATTGAAAAAGATGATGATTTATCAGCTGAATTTATTGAACTTAATTCTACAATTCAGAAATCAATTTTCAGCAAGAAAACTAATACAAGTTTTTCAGATATATTAATTAAACAAAACGGTGAAATTATTGTTCAAATAAAAGAAAAAGAGAGCAAAATAAAATTACACCTTACACCTTAA
- a CDS encoding tetratricopeptide repeat protein: MRINYIIILILFFSSFSAIAQETINYPAIDKKTYEQYLSKDWKALIKTGKQSLKNNINFYYLQVRMGIAYYELKRYPKAVKYFENAFTQNKNDELIQEYLYFSYVFSGRYEDARVLTGKFKRQLKEKLNISAEHPFISAFYLETKHDISDDYKYIPQIFETVSQKVVSDQSYYNASLEHLIGGKISIFHGYSNVGIKNLITDDDIDLPPVYEENIAQNEYYFSLKAQIAKGTSLSGGFHFLHTKYNASDPNPVSAGRWGSTSYTLYKFSENSFVASLNLSKQFSILKITAGASVANLNLNFQFQPELSLRLYPFGNLKIYSDSKFAYLIENAGSIQNLNPIFKQSIGINFLKYSWFEPAVTIGNMVNYTSYNAFIVNNDVDIIKQKYEALLNFGLAKGRFNLFFKYQYNIKENTFEINGVDNQKEYVNQSITGGIKWYFKKY, encoded by the coding sequence ATGAGAATAAACTATATAATAATACTGATTCTGTTTTTCAGCTCATTCTCTGCAATTGCACAAGAAACAATCAATTATCCTGCAATTGATAAAAAAACATATGAACAATATTTAAGCAAAGATTGGAAGGCACTGATAAAAACAGGGAAACAATCCCTAAAGAATAATATTAATTTTTATTATCTTCAAGTTCGTATGGGGATTGCATATTATGAATTAAAAAGATATCCTAAAGCAGTTAAATATTTTGAAAATGCATTTACACAAAATAAAAATGATGAATTGATTCAAGAATATCTTTACTTTTCATACGTGTTTTCAGGAAGATATGAAGATGCTCGTGTACTTACAGGGAAGTTTAAAAGACAACTGAAAGAAAAATTAAACATTTCGGCAGAACATCCGTTTATAAGTGCTTTTTATTTAGAAACAAAGCATGATATAAGCGATGATTATAAATACATTCCACAAATTTTTGAAACAGTCAGTCAAAAAGTCGTATCAGATCAATCCTACTATAATGCCAGTTTGGAACATCTTATAGGAGGTAAAATATCAATTTTTCACGGATACAGTAATGTTGGTATAAAAAATCTAATTACAGATGATGACATAGATTTACCGCCTGTATATGAAGAGAATATTGCTCAAAATGAGTATTATTTTTCATTAAAAGCACAAATTGCAAAAGGAACAAGTTTAAGTGGCGGATTTCATTTTTTACATACAAAATATAATGCCTCGGATCCAAACCCGGTTTCTGCCGGTCGTTGGGGTTCTACATCATATACTTTGTACAAGTTCTCTGAAAATTCTTTTGTTGCATCCTTAAACTTATCGAAACAATTTTCAATTTTAAAAATAACAGCCGGAGCATCTGTTGCAAATTTGAATCTTAATTTTCAATTTCAGCCTGAATTAAGTTTACGTTTATATCCTTTCGGTAACTTAAAGATATATTCTGACAGTAAATTTGCTTATCTGATTGAAAATGCCGGTTCAATACAAAATCTCAATCCGATTTTCAAACAGAGTATAGGTATCAATTTTTTGAAATATTCGTGGTTTGAACCGGCGGTTACAATTGGCAATATGGTTAACTATACTTCATATAATGCATTTATTGTAAATAATGACGTTGATATAATAAAACAAAAATATGAAGCCTTATTGAATTTCGGTTTAGCAAAAGGCAGGTTTAATTTATTCTTTAAATATCAATATAATATAAAAGAAAATACTTTTGAGATAAATGGTGTTGACAATCAAAAAGAATATGTAAATCAATCAATAACAGGCGGTATAAAATGGTACTTTAAAAAATATTAA
- a CDS encoding helix-turn-helix domain-containing protein, translated as MDSIIYIGITQSFFAALIIFTKETKQLSDKFMALWLLIIAGELISALIKEKIGIIPHIPIIPFLFGPIMFFYVTTMIGEKNKMLRTDWLHFIPFILFLAVSIIFFRNPDFNTPNILQNDSFLSLRVFIGVSFVCSIVIYTIIVFMFLHRYKLNIKNIFSFTSEKITLNWVKILAVCFCILPIFTIFHGIGHVVIGEPVVYENYGVLKHQYIGFTAFAFLYSYFGIKQPALFGNRGKLKQSNENNEPKSNNICKYERSGLKEKDAQSYLKQLIDYVEIKKPYLNGTLAIQDIANELSISRHYLTQIINKKLEKNFYTFINEYRVAEFKLRLSDKTNKHIILIGIAYDSGFNSKSSFNISF; from the coding sequence ATGGATTCAATAATATACATAGGAATAACACAGTCGTTTTTTGCAGCATTAATAATTTTCACTAAAGAAACTAAACAATTATCGGATAAATTTATGGCTTTATGGCTGTTGATAATTGCCGGGGAGTTAATTTCTGCATTGATAAAAGAAAAAATCGGAATTATTCCTCATATTCCAATTATTCCCTTTTTATTCGGGCCTATTATGTTTTTTTATGTTACAACAATGATTGGAGAAAAGAACAAGATGTTAAGAACTGATTGGCTTCACTTTATTCCTTTTATTTTATTTTTGGCGGTCTCCATAATTTTTTTCAGAAATCCGGACTTCAATACTCCAAATATTTTACAAAATGATTCTTTTTTGTCATTACGTGTTTTTATCGGGGTTTCTTTTGTTTGTTCTATAGTTATTTATACAATAATTGTATTTATGTTTCTTCATAGATATAAACTTAATATCAAAAATATTTTTTCATTTACGTCTGAAAAAATTACACTAAATTGGGTCAAAATTTTAGCAGTCTGTTTTTGCATATTACCCATATTTACAATCTTTCACGGTATAGGCCATGTTGTAATAGGCGAGCCTGTTGTTTATGAAAATTATGGTGTATTAAAACACCAATATATTGGTTTTACAGCCTTTGCTTTTTTGTACAGTTATTTTGGAATTAAACAACCTGCTTTATTTGGCAACAGAGGAAAATTAAAACAGTCAAACGAGAATAATGAACCGAAATCAAATAATATCTGCAAATACGAACGTTCCGGTTTAAAAGAAAAAGATGCACAAAGCTATCTGAAACAACTTATTGATTATGTTGAAATAAAAAAGCCATACCTTAACGGAACGCTTGCAATTCAGGATATTGCTAATGAATTAAGCATCTCAAGGCATTATCTTACACAAATAATAAATAAAAAATTAGAAAAAAACTTTTATACTTTTATTAATGAATATCGTGTAGCTGAATTTAAGCTCCGCCTTTCCGATAAGACAAATAAACATATAATCCTAATTGGAATTGCTTATGATTCCGGTTTCAACTCTAAATCTTCCTTTAATATAAGTTTTTAA